The Desulfobulbus propionicus DSM 2032 DNA segment CGCCGTTACCCCCTTAAGTACGTCAAATCCGGTCGGCTTGTCCGTTATCGGCTGGAAGACATTCAAGCGTTCATCGAATCCCGGACCGTTTCCCCTGCGGAGGTCTGAACGATGGCGCGGAAAAATCGTCAACGTGTCAAAGCCATAATCTTTTGGCTGGGCGTCCGTGGAGTGCTGCCCGTTGCCATAGTTGAGTGGATTATTCGTAAAGGGGGGATGAAGCATGATTGATTTTGAGCGAGTCAACAGCGCGGCTCTCTCCCATATGGAAAGTTTGTTGCCGGAATTATTACCGGGCGGGCGGATCAGTGGCCGTGAATATCAATGCGGAGACGTGACCGGCGGTCCTGGTCGATCCATGAGCGTGAATATCGAGACGGGAAAATGGTCTGATTTTGCTGATACCGTCAAAGGTGGCGACCCGATTTCCCTTGTGGCGGCTGTCCACGGTTGCGAGCAAGGAGAAGCTGCGCGGTGGTTGGAAAGTTGGCTGGGAATTGATACCGGCAACCCCACTTCACGCAAAGAGTTTGAGGCTATGAAGGCGGAAGCGGCCAAGCGGCGGAATGATCGGGAGGCCAAAGAGCGCCAGGGGCAGCAGCAGGCGGCGGCCAAGGCAAGGAAACGATGGGAGGCGGCCCCGCCGGCGAACCCTGCCCACCCGCACCTTGCCAAAAAGAACATCAATCCCCACGGCACCCGCCAGGAAGGCGACAAGCTGCTTGTGCCTATGCGGGATGAATTCGGTGGGATATGGGCACTGCAAACCATCGGCCCTGATGGCGGCAAGCTGTTTTCCCCGGCTGGCTGTCGGACCAAGGGCCTGTATTTTTCCATTGGCGACAAACCCCAGCCGGGCGCACCGGTCTGTATCGTGGAAGGTTTCGCCACCGGCGCCGCGATCCATGAAGCCACCGGCCACCCGGTAGCCTGCGCGATGACCGCCGGGAACCTGGAAGCAGTTGCCCGAATCGTCAAGGACAAGCTACCGGGCCACCCGGTTGTTGTCTGTGGCGATGATGACCGGAGGGACGGCACCGACAAGAACCCCGGTATCGAAGCGGCCACCAAGGCGGCCTTGGCTGTCGGCGGCCTGCTGGCCCTTCCAGGCATGGACATAAAAAGCGATTTTTGGGACTTGCTCAACGAGCGCGGCGCGGATGCGGTGCGGGCAGCGGTAGAGAAGGCGGTACCAGCGGAGAATCAGCACGGCGGCCAGGGTGAAGCCCCGGCAGAGGATCAGGAGCGCGGACAAGAGGTAGGTGTTGACCCGGCGGCTATGGTTCAACTATTGGCGGGGTTGTCCCCTGTTGAATACGAACTGAAACGGAAGGCGGCGGCTGAAGCCTTGGGAATCCGAGCCACTGCCCTTGACCGTGCCGTCAAGGAGGCCAAGAAAGGCCAAGGGGAAAACGATCTGCCCTTTGACGAATCAGACCCGTGGCCCGTACCGGTCAACCCGAATCACCTCTTGGCTGATATTACGGGCACCATTCAGCGGTTCATCGTCTGTTCAAAAGAGGTGGCCCACACTGTAGTCCTATGGTCTGCGATGACGTGGTTCATGGATGTGGTGCAGGTTGCCCCCTTGGCGGTCATTACCGCACCTGAAAAGCGGTGTGGCAAATCTCAGTTGTTGTTCCTGCTGGGGAGGTTGTCCGCAAGGTCGATCACTGCCAGCAGCATTTCACCGGCGGCCCTGTACCGTGCCATTGACGCATGGAGCCCCACTCTGCTGATTGACGAAGCGGACGCCTTCATGAAGGACAACGAGGAACTGCGCGGGATCATCAACAGCGGCCACACCAGGGACTCGGCCTATGTTATCCGCACTGTTGGCGACACCTTCACCCCGACCAAATTCAACACCTGGGGAGCGAAGGCCATTGCTGGTATCGGTCACATTGCCGACACGCTGATGGACCGGGCGGTTATTCTGGAACTGCGGCGCAAACTTCCCCATGAATCCGTTGACCGGCTACGGTATGCGGAGCCTAACCTATTCCACAACCTGCGGTCAAGGCTGGCCCGGTTTGCTGAGGATTACAGCGAGAAGGTGCGCCAGGCCCGGCCGCCATTACCGGCAAGCCTGAACGACC contains these protein-coding regions:
- a CDS encoding helix-turn-helix domain-containing protein gives rise to the protein MELIQKTRTTSNLLPPEEAAAMLGVTVGTLQVWRTTRRYPLKYVKSGRLVRYRLEDIQAFIESRTVSPAEV
- a CDS encoding DUF3631 domain-containing protein — encoded protein: MIDFERVNSAALSHMESLLPELLPGGRISGREYQCGDVTGGPGRSMSVNIETGKWSDFADTVKGGDPISLVAAVHGCEQGEAARWLESWLGIDTGNPTSRKEFEAMKAEAAKRRNDREAKERQGQQQAAAKARKRWEAAPPANPAHPHLAKKNINPHGTRQEGDKLLVPMRDEFGGIWALQTIGPDGGKLFSPAGCRTKGLYFSIGDKPQPGAPVCIVEGFATGAAIHEATGHPVACAMTAGNLEAVARIVKDKLPGHPVVVCGDDDRRDGTDKNPGIEAATKAALAVGGLLALPGMDIKSDFWDLLNERGADAVRAAVEKAVPAENQHGGQGEAPAEDQERGQEVGVDPAAMVQLLAGLSPVEYELKRKAAAEALGIRATALDRAVKEAKKGQGENDLPFDESDPWPVPVNPNHLLADITGTIQRFIVCSKEVAHTVVLWSAMTWFMDVVQVAPLAVITAPEKRCGKSQLLFLLGRLSARSITASSISPAALYRAIDAWSPTLLIDEADAFMKDNEELRGIINSGHTRDSAYVIRTVGDTFTPTKFNTWGAKAIAGIGHIADTLMDRAVILELRRKLPHESVDRLRYAEPNLFHNLRSRLARFAEDYSEKVRQARPPLPASLNDRAQDNWEPLLAIAMVAGGQWLEIGTSAALKLSGTESAAQTIGTELLADIQEIFEARDTDRISTADLIKALCEDDEKVWSTYNRGNPIKPRQLANKLKGYGISSNTIRLGITTPKGFMRDQFSEAFSRYLTPPPLPSATPPQPLTDGRLPVADAKQRCGNVADKNNDKLLFNRNCCGVADRNPLPKDNKVEVEI